A single Sphingopyxis chilensis DNA region contains:
- a CDS encoding alkylphosphonate utilization protein, translating to MTNDDDYVYDEESGEWMSASELAARKAAAGQVEVRDAVGNILQDGDQVVLVKDLDVKGAGKTLKVGTVIKSIRLTGDPQEIDCRHEAIKGLVLRAEFVRKR from the coding sequence ATGACCAACGATGATGATTATGTCTATGACGAGGAGAGCGGCGAGTGGATGTCGGCATCCGAACTGGCCGCCCGAAAAGCCGCCGCCGGCCAGGTCGAGGTGCGCGATGCGGTAGGCAACATCCTTCAGGACGGCGATCAGGTGGTTCTAGTCAAGGACCTCGACGTCAAAGGCGCCGGCAAGACGCTCAAGGTCGGGACCGTCATCAAATCCATCCGGCTGACCGGCGATCCGCAGGAAATCGACTGCCGCCACGAGGCGATCAAGGGTCTTGTCCTGCGAGCCGAGTTCGTGCGCAAGCGCTGA
- a CDS encoding fused MFS/spermidine synthase — translation MNIVTMTDRAAECFEAEADLACGPETGQDLHGDDWVRSELDHFLDHLDDFDRDQRHFERYGTDSDGPNPIEQSGLDAPLIFELGNMRSLLANWAFVQSIMSIDDPDRLMLDYTRQMMGFLLFNPSPQTIEMIGLGGGSLAKYCYKYLPDVSITAVEIDPEVIAVGDQFFMPPEDDRFEIVCDDGAAFVKRDAGTCDVLLVDGFDKDGQPAELCSSEFYRDCHSRLNPGGVLVVNLCDHHWKHASVLSRIRECFGVTIDLPVKIGMNRVIFAFRDERPKLNHATIQRIARDLDQAHPMSFSPLANEILRRLKSLDRAAAKAGSGYGASQSLSMARLWSAD, via the coding sequence ATGAACATCGTGACGATGACAGATAGGGCCGCAGAATGCTTCGAAGCCGAGGCCGACTTGGCCTGCGGACCCGAGACGGGTCAAGACCTGCATGGCGACGATTGGGTGAGAAGCGAGCTTGATCATTTTCTCGATCACCTCGACGACTTCGACCGCGATCAGCGTCATTTTGAACGATATGGCACCGACAGTGACGGTCCAAATCCGATCGAGCAAAGCGGATTGGACGCGCCGCTCATCTTCGAACTGGGCAATATGCGAAGCCTCCTCGCAAATTGGGCCTTTGTGCAAAGCATAATGAGCATCGACGATCCGGACAGGCTGATGCTCGACTATACGCGCCAGATGATGGGGTTCCTCCTGTTCAATCCCTCTCCGCAGACGATCGAGATGATCGGACTTGGCGGAGGATCGCTGGCAAAATATTGCTACAAATATCTGCCCGATGTCTCGATCACCGCAGTCGAGATCGATCCCGAGGTCATTGCCGTTGGCGACCAATTCTTCATGCCGCCCGAGGATGATCGCTTCGAGATAGTCTGTGATGATGGCGCCGCGTTCGTCAAGCGGGACGCAGGAACCTGCGATGTCTTGCTCGTCGATGGCTTTGACAAGGACGGGCAGCCCGCCGAGCTCTGCTCTTCGGAATTTTACCGCGATTGCCATTCGCGGCTGAATCCAGGCGGCGTCTTAGTGGTCAACCTATGCGATCACCACTGGAAGCACGCCTCCGTTCTTTCGCGCATACGGGAATGCTTCGGAGTCACTATCGATCTTCCGGTCAAAATAGGAATGAACCGGGTCATATTTGCATTCAGGGACGAACGACCCAAGCTGAACCATGCGACGATCCAGCGGATCGCCCGCGATCTCGACCAAGCACATCCGATGTCCTTTTCGCCGCTGGCGAATGAAATTCTGCGCAGGCTAAAGTCTCTCGATCGTGCCGCCGCGAAGGCGGGATCTGGTTATGGCGCATCGCAGTCCCTATCGATGGC